A DNA window from Setaria viridis chromosome 2, Setaria_viridis_v4.0, whole genome shotgun sequence contains the following coding sequences:
- the LOC117842586 gene encoding protein SHORT INTERNODES 1, translating to MAGFPLGGGGHSHSRDAPAPSVPPVHPSDAAAASFLYATRAGGGLQLWQQHEQQHHPFYASNIIRFSDDPPGAAPSLTGAASSSSSRGTRGGGGGSSGGGVSCQDCGNQAKKDCAHQRCRTCCKSRGYSCSTHVKSTWVPAAKRRERQQQLAALAASAAATTAGAGPSRDPTKRPRSRLSVATPTTSSGDQQMVTVAERFPREVSSEAVFRCVRLGPVDQAEAEVAYQTTVSIGGHVFKGILHDVGPHSLGNPGGSGGAIEYHFRHAGDGSPPSTAAAGDVGGGGVANVIVSSAVVMDPYPTPGPYGAFPAGAAFFHGHPRQ from the exons ATGGCGGGGTTCCCTCTAGGCGGAGGAGGCCACAGCCACAGCCGCGACGCCCCCGCGCCGTCCGTCCCGCCGGTGCACCCCTCCGACGCCGCAGCCGCGTCCTTCCTCTACGCCACGCGCGCGGGCGGAGGCCTGCAGCTATGGCAGCAGCAcgagcagcagcaccacccGTTCTACGCCTCCAACATCATTCGCTTCTCCGATGACCCGCCCGGCGCCGCGCCCTCGCTCACGGGCGccgcgtcgtcctcgtcctcgcgcggcaccaggggcggcggcggcggcagcagcggcggcggggtcagcTGCCAGGACTGCGGCAACCAGGCCAAGAAGGACTGCGCGCACCAGCGCTGCCGCACCTGCTGCAAGAGCCGCGGGTACAGCTGCAGCACCCACGTCAAGTCCACCTGGGTCCCCGCCGCCAAGCGGCGCGAGCGCCAGCAGCAGCTCGCCGCgctcgctgcctccgccgccgccaccaccgcaggCGCCGGCCCGTCCCGCGACCCCACCAAGCGCCCCCGCTCGCGCCTTTCCGTCGCCACTCCCACCACATCCTCGG GGGATCAGCAGATGGTCACGGTCGCGGAGAGGTTCCCCCGGGAGGTGAGCTCGGAGGCGGTCTTCCGGTGCGTGCGGCTGGGGCCGGTCGACCAGGCCGAGGCGGAGGTCGCGTACCAGACCACCGTCAGCATCGGCGGCCACGTGTTCAAGGGCATCCTTCATGACGTCGGACCTCACAGCCTGGGGAAcccgggcggcagcggcggcgccatcgaGTACCACTTCCGCCACGCCGGGGACGGGTCGCCACCGAGCACTGCCGCTGCTGGCGACgtaggcggcggtggcgtggccaATGTCATCGTATCATCGGCTGTGGTGATGGACCCGTACCCGACGCCCGGACCCTACGGCGCGTTCCCCGCCGGCGCGGCGTTCTTCCACGGCCACCCGAGGCAGtga